One segment of Alistipes finegoldii DSM 17242 DNA contains the following:
- a CDS encoding DUF4906 domain-containing protein, which yields MKKMLKLMLTASVSAAVMLASCTEGDLPASPTPPATEDTPVQVELKLKSEQMDTRAIDEDAINDINIYFFGNNINYHFYYPEYAPSFVFEILPGTYTLCVVTNVHKDMGGMTESELIRYKYSVDGMVDDIPMTASMNVSILGAMTLPTLEVTRAAAKIAYTISVDAAVSENIKLRSVQFCNVPRSTVLFGANPSSTDKGEYYDADVVNIDNDKTYSEVFYMLENCQGEVESITDPRDKSPENAPVCATYMRIVAEGADKVLEYTVYLGENSTSNFDVRRNTKHTMNLVIKGENEIDNRVRVYDGLYYGTANCIVYIDTPVTFDVTPYRTSKELNYAYTGIYAGDEYKGISAKLLYSDAKSDPVLTLDNNKLTVRVDEWYPNTGGNIGVAIVDVSGEILWSWHIWHPQSTIKDEEYTNASGEKFQIMHCNLGARSDNAASVGYGGAIYQWGRKDPLWPNNDYRYGDGKTGLFFSTFRGMQKDAVTFEDAIKNPTQFIEADDWFGNDDALWGDPNGRELTTYGWSGEKSVYDPCPEGYRVPNNKTWTGFIKPNSLHDLLVIGSWIYGWHCPKYEGDTVGAWYTQGARAIWWSGEIRRYATNSPLWVSHPGATQGMGERWELTDRTETIWNIDTKRSWACQVRCAKVQ from the coding sequence ATGAAAAAGATGCTGAAACTGATGCTTACGGCCTCTGTAAGTGCAGCCGTGATGCTTGCATCATGTACCGAGGGAGATCTTCCGGCTTCCCCCACACCGCCTGCAACGGAAGACACTCCTGTTCAGGTAGAGCTGAAACTTAAATCTGAACAAATGGATACCCGTGCCATCGATGAAGATGCGATTAATGACATTAATATCTATTTTTTCGGCAATAATATCAATTACCACTTTTACTATCCGGAATACGCCCCGTCGTTCGTATTCGAAATCCTCCCCGGAACCTATACCCTTTGCGTTGTGACGAATGTTCACAAGGATATGGGAGGAATGACAGAATCAGAACTTATACGATATAAATATTCTGTTGACGGCATGGTCGATGATATTCCCATGACGGCAAGTATGAATGTCAGTATTCTTGGGGCCATGACGCTTCCAACGCTGGAGGTGACTCGGGCCGCGGCAAAGATCGCCTACACGATCTCCGTCGATGCCGCAGTGTCGGAAAATATTAAGTTGCGTTCAGTTCAATTCTGTAATGTGCCGCGTTCAACAGTGTTGTTCGGAGCGAATCCCTCTTCGACTGATAAGGGGGAATACTACGACGCCGATGTAGTCAATATCGACAATGATAAGACATATTCCGAGGTGTTTTATATGCTTGAGAATTGTCAGGGTGAGGTGGAGAGTATAACAGATCCCAGAGACAAATCGCCAGAGAATGCTCCCGTGTGTGCGACGTATATGCGTATTGTGGCTGAAGGTGCGGATAAGGTATTGGAGTATACTGTCTATCTCGGTGAAAACAGTACTTCGAACTTCGATGTGCGGAGAAATACGAAGCATACGATGAACCTTGTTATCAAAGGGGAAAATGAAATTGACAATCGGGTCAGGGTGTATGACGGATTGTATTATGGGACAGCAAATTGTATCGTATATATTGATACTCCGGTGACATTTGACGTCACCCCTTATAGAACATCTAAAGAATTAAATTATGCCTATACAGGGATTTATGCCGGGGACGAGTATAAAGGCATATCGGCAAAGCTTCTTTATTCTGATGCAAAATCTGACCCTGTATTGACACTCGATAATAATAAATTGACCGTAAGGGTTGATGAATGGTATCCTAACACCGGGGGAAATATTGGGGTGGCCATTGTGGATGTTAGTGGTGAAATTCTTTGGAGTTGGCATATCTGGCATCCTCAAAGTACTATCAAGGATGAAGAATATACAAATGCTTCAGGTGAAAAATTCCAGATTATGCACTGCAATTTAGGTGCTAGAAGTGATAACGCGGCATCTGTGGGATATGGTGGCGCGATATACCAATGGGGCCGTAAAGACCCCTTGTGGCCAAACAACGACTACAGGTATGGTGATGGGAAAACTGGCCTTTTCTTCAGTACATTCAGGGGAATGCAGAAAGATGCCGTCACTTTCGAAGATGCGATAAAAAATCCCACACAATTTATTGAAGCGGACGATTGGTTTGGTAATGATGATGCTCTATGGGGAGATCCCAACGGTAGAGAGTTGACAACTTATGGTTGGTCTGGCGAAAAGAGCGTATATGATCCTTGTCCCGAAGGTTATCGGGTTCCGAATAATAAAACTTGGACTGGTTTTATTAAGCCTAATTCATTGCACGATTTGTTGGTAATTGGCAGTTGGATATATGGTTGGCATTGTCCGAAATACGAAGGTGATACTGTTGGGGCTTGGTATACTCAAGGTGCTCGTGCTATCTGGTGGTCTGGTGAGATAAGAAGATATGCAACAAATAGTCCTCTTTGGGTAAGCCATCCCGGAGCTACTCAAGGAATGGGGGAACGATGGGAATTGACAGATCGAACCGAAACTATATGGAATATTGATACAAAGAGGAGTTGGGCATGTCAGGTTCGCTGTGCAAAAGTCCAATAG
- a CDS encoding ORF6N domain-containing protein, with the protein MDIQIIQNKIYEIRGQRVMLDFDLAELYQVPTKVLKQAVRRNSERFPSDFMFEITESEYNVLKISLRSQSVTSNKGGIRYMPFAFTEQGVSMLSAVLRSSVAIQTSITIMRAFVAMRNYILQSTQVSAELLELRSRLQLVEHDCRENLEAVNDLSEDMRKDIDAIYEAIGALSVKLPEAKKSRQPIGFVTGNKED; encoded by the coding sequence ATGGATATTCAGATCATACAGAATAAAATTTACGAGATTCGCGGCCAGAGGGTAATGCTGGATTTCGACTTAGCGGAACTTTACCAAGTTCCGACAAAAGTATTGAAACAAGCTGTACGCCGCAACAGCGAAAGATTCCCTTCGGATTTTATGTTTGAAATTACAGAATCCGAGTATAACGTATTAAAAATCAGTTTGAGGTCACAATCTGTGACCTCAAACAAGGGTGGTATTCGGTATATGCCTTTTGCGTTTACAGAGCAAGGTGTATCCATGTTATCGGCCGTATTAAGGAGTTCAGTTGCAATCCAAACGAGCATTACCATTATGCGAGCTTTTGTAGCAATGCGCAACTATATTTTGCAATCTACCCAAGTTTCGGCCGAGTTGCTGGAGTTGCGTAGCCGGTTGCAGCTGGTGGAGCATGACTGCCGGGAGAATCTGGAGGCTGTGAATGATCTGAGTGAGGACATGCGAAAAGACATCGATGCGATTTATGAGGCCATTGGGGCCTTGTCTGTGAAACTACCGGAAGCCAAGAAGTCGCGTCAGCCGATTGGCTTTGTAACCGGCAATAAAGAAGATTAA
- a CDS encoding DUF4238 domain-containing protein, which translates to MQIVSDYTWPQTSGDAETPYKIVDTLANNLIEELYAEIEATAADILRKIGSGEIDWWEAERSKVNFLLFFGTQYFRTPGILKKANQLTSPKNVGLSENVIYPLMMIMSMQIVDDMVTKPDDYHITLLINDSDVPFITGIQPIVDARPNKQGAYNLYYPITAKYAILLKKEERRRKGIIKVTIDSNKAHEYNNMIKNSSDILIASDAKILVKYTNQGNW; encoded by the coding sequence ATGCAAATAGTATCAGACTATACATGGCCGCAAACATCTGGAGATGCCGAGACCCCGTATAAAATAGTAGATACGCTTGCGAACAATTTAATAGAAGAATTGTATGCAGAGATAGAAGCTACTGCTGCGGATATTTTACGAAAAATAGGTTCTGGGGAAATTGATTGGTGGGAGGCAGAACGATCAAAAGTCAATTTTTTGTTGTTTTTTGGAACTCAATATTTTCGAACTCCGGGTATATTGAAAAAAGCCAACCAACTAACCTCTCCTAAAAACGTCGGCTTGTCTGAAAATGTGATTTATCCTTTGATGATGATTATGTCGATGCAGATAGTCGATGATATGGTAACCAAGCCAGACGATTACCACATTACATTATTGATAAATGATTCTGATGTTCCATTCATAACAGGAATACAACCCATAGTAGATGCCAGACCAAATAAACAAGGGGCTTACAATTTATATTATCCTATTACAGCAAAATACGCTATACTCTTAAAAAAGGAAGAAAGGCGGAGAAAAGGCATTATCAAGGTTACTATTGATAGTAATAAAGCCCACGAGTATAATAATATGATAAAAAATTCAAGTGATATTCTGATAGCTTCAGATGCAAAAATATTGGTAAAATATACCAATCAGGGAAATTGGTGA
- a CDS encoding gp53-like domain-containing protein, translated as MECPPVCRGGDFEGNIPAERVEQDGGHLFVSDTEKSMWNNKAAKDLANVSLEKSFSTNGYYKAPDGILLQWGYNTGGDSTGTITVYFPITFYAVPYCVITTVAFGAKTGVASASVNSKTASYFIARKSYAESAGAHPAGEPIYWFAIGRWK; from the coding sequence ATGGAATGCCCTCCCGTATGCCGGGGGGGGGATTTTGAGGGCAATATTCCCGCCGAACGAGTAGAGCAGGACGGCGGGCACCTATTCGTGTCCGACACCGAAAAATCAATGTGGAATAATAAGGCTGCGAAGGACCTTGCGAACGTTTCGCTGGAAAAGTCGTTTTCAACCAATGGTTATTACAAAGCACCCGACGGGATACTGCTGCAATGGGGGTATAACACCGGGGGCGACTCAACGGGAACCATAACCGTTTATTTCCCGATAACCTTTTACGCAGTGCCTTATTGTGTAATCACGACGGTGGCTTTCGGTGCAAAAACGGGCGTTGCATCCGCTTCCGTAAACAGCAAAACCGCATCATATTTCATAGCCCGAAAAAGTTATGCCGAGAGCGCAGGAGCACATCCGGCAGGAGAACCCATATACTGGTTCGCAATAGGCCGATGGAAATAG
- a CDS encoding gp53-like domain-containing protein, which produces MKGRLQLPMYTAAALAAANPLLLKGEVVYESDTRKRKVGDGISKWNDLAYDAGGDLPKMTPVAGADSVADFLGTSAPINDVLQKVIAATAIGKVRMVRFGGLQCMVWYIEGTTTVGVFGFVAENNAIAFGSVDDSEFPAGIFESTDEEIAAVVSYACSFISLTAIPASYISTNTLYQFASYSEKTTWNAKANSNLDNVSLLKSLNAEGYYKAPDGMMFAWGTRCNQTTSITVYFPASFYARPYAIITTPTAFGDAAVEVAAADPVSASYFTMRPRYIKRLSNGQAEYGNSGCTFQYLAIGRWK; this is translated from the coding sequence ATGAAAGGAAGATTGCAACTCCCGATGTACACCGCGGCGGCGTTGGCCGCCGCAAATCCTCTCCTGCTCAAAGGTGAGGTTGTGTACGAATCCGACACTCGAAAGCGCAAGGTCGGCGACGGGATAAGTAAATGGAATGATCTCGCATACGATGCGGGCGGTGATCTGCCGAAAATGACTCCCGTTGCCGGGGCTGATTCTGTGGCAGATTTCTTAGGAACGAGTGCCCCGATTAACGATGTGCTTCAAAAGGTCATTGCGGCAACGGCTATCGGCAAGGTCCGCATGGTGCGCTTCGGAGGGCTGCAATGTATGGTGTGGTACATAGAGGGCACCACGACCGTTGGGGTTTTCGGGTTTGTAGCAGAAAATAATGCCATCGCTTTCGGCTCGGTGGATGATTCGGAGTTTCCGGCCGGAATATTCGAAAGTACAGATGAGGAGATTGCCGCGGTTGTTTCATACGCCTGCAGCTTTATAAGTTTAACGGCGATTCCGGCTTCGTATATTTCCACCAATACGTTATATCAGTTTGCGAGTTATAGCGAAAAGACGACGTGGAACGCAAAGGCGAACAGCAATCTGGATAATGTCAGTCTGTTAAAATCACTCAATGCAGAAGGCTATTATAAAGCTCCTGACGGGATGATGTTTGCATGGGGAACCCGCTGCAATCAGACAACCTCTATTACCGTGTATTTTCCGGCATCGTTTTACGCGAGACCCTACGCTATCATTACCACGCCTACTGCCTTCGGAGACGCAGCCGTTGAAGTAGCTGCGGCCGACCCGGTATCGGCATCCTATTTTACAATGCGACCGAGGTACATCAAACGGCTATCGAATGGCCAAGCCGAATATGGTAATTCGGGTTGTACCTTTCAATATTTGGCAATCGGCCGCTGGAAATAG
- a CDS encoding tail fiber protein, which produces MKQIHGRYLLQPNKDFPADCEMLDYLQTNAHVVSIIGNIAGNKAVLLGCDPMDNGARRAEGYVFLHTREHPEGEVLYWEGGAIGSGMYLKQEVISVQAQGYDYPQAYVRRSLAPGVGEENYRWEDFREAQSLPALDAELAALRKALADMKPSPLGMVEMWAGRGVPDGYLLCEGQQLRQTEYPELFAAIGAAFNNGYDCNGRQLTTSAGFFRLPDLRGRFVVGHYGSDEDYKTLGAVGGKKTHQLTVEELPAHDHGLFLQHAGKRFTGGGSANALNEGDGRTYMTGGNKPHENRPPYYALAYIMRTK; this is translated from the coding sequence ATGAAACAGATACACGGAAGATACCTCTTGCAGCCGAACAAGGACTTTCCCGCCGACTGCGAAATGCTCGACTACCTGCAAACCAACGCGCACGTCGTGTCGATTATCGGCAACATCGCCGGAAACAAGGCCGTGCTGCTCGGATGCGACCCAATGGATAACGGAGCCCGCCGGGCCGAAGGTTACGTATTCCTGCACACGCGAGAGCACCCCGAAGGGGAGGTGCTGTATTGGGAAGGCGGCGCAATCGGCAGCGGCATGTACCTCAAGCAGGAGGTGATCTCCGTGCAGGCGCAGGGCTACGACTATCCGCAGGCATACGTGAGGCGGTCGCTCGCGCCCGGCGTCGGCGAGGAAAACTACCGCTGGGAAGATTTCCGCGAGGCCCAATCGCTGCCCGCGCTCGACGCGGAGCTGGCCGCCCTGCGCAAGGCTCTCGCCGACATGAAGCCGTCGCCGCTGGGCATGGTCGAAATGTGGGCCGGGCGCGGGGTTCCCGACGGGTATCTGCTCTGCGAGGGGCAGCAGCTCCGGCAGACGGAGTACCCGGAACTGTTCGCCGCCATCGGTGCGGCGTTCAACAACGGCTACGACTGCAACGGCCGCCAGCTCACGACCTCGGCGGGCTTCTTTCGTCTACCTGATCTCCGGGGGCGCTTTGTGGTCGGCCATTACGGCAGCGACGAGGACTACAAAACCCTCGGTGCGGTCGGCGGCAAGAAAACCCACCAGCTCACCGTGGAGGAACTCCCCGCGCACGATCACGGGCTGTTCCTGCAACACGCGGGAAAACGTTTCACGGGCGGCGGCTCGGCGAATGCGCTCAACGAGGGCGACGGCCGCACTTATATGACGGGCGGGAACAAGCCCCACGAGAACCGCCCGCCGTATTATGCGCTGGCGTACATCATGCGAACGAAATAA
- a CDS encoding DUF6046 domain-containing protein, with protein sequence MGNLGVISFGFVAAGVAQQARFALCRFQPSQQNAKAPSWEGHGGDIAGHDLSVPITDRSYWESRYVLTELTLRREDGRTLVVNDAVVNISREKHMVRTTLVGLSGTIKEYISNGDYDISITVGIVAVRDGVIVDEYPEEGIREVREFLDENKAIEVSSVFFELFDISRIVVTRFALNQDTHSNRQTIDVKALSDEDYVIKNTDY encoded by the coding sequence ATGGGGAATTTAGGAGTGATAAGTTTCGGGTTTGTGGCCGCGGGCGTCGCACAGCAGGCACGCTTTGCCCTCTGCCGCTTTCAACCCTCGCAGCAAAACGCCAAAGCCCCGTCATGGGAAGGCCACGGCGGAGACATCGCGGGGCACGACCTGTCTGTGCCGATCACCGACCGCAGCTATTGGGAGAGCCGTTACGTGCTTACCGAACTGACGCTGCGCCGCGAGGATGGCCGCACGCTCGTTGTGAACGACGCAGTCGTGAATATCTCACGCGAGAAGCACATGGTCCGCACGACGCTCGTCGGGCTGAGTGGTACGATCAAGGAGTACATCTCCAACGGCGACTATGACATCAGTATAACGGTGGGGATTGTGGCCGTGCGCGACGGCGTGATCGTGGACGAATACCCGGAGGAGGGCATCCGTGAAGTCCGAGAGTTCCTCGACGAGAACAAGGCCATCGAAGTGTCGAGTGTGTTCTTCGAGCTGTTCGACATCAGCCGTATCGTGGTGACGCGATTCGCGCTGAACCAAGACACGCACTCGAACCGTCAGACTATCGACGTGAAGGCGTTGTCCGACGAGGACTACGTAATCAAAAACACCGACTATTAA
- a CDS encoding phage tail tape measure protein has translation MSSYAFNYSFNITGNCDVVVQGITQGVKDLNDKIHKSVGLWDSFEGKLLALNQFTQYIEGVGRTMQETLQPGAALNASLADLSAISGETGESLRTIEGYARDTAKAFGGSAAQSVESYKLLLSQLSPELAKYPSALKAMGDNIAVLSKTMGGNATAAAEVLTTAMNQYGVSLADPMEASRQMAKMMNVMAAAGQAGSAELPTIKVALEQCGMAAKAAGVSFEETNAAIQVLDKAGKKGAEGGVALRNVMAILSTGRFLPKDVKEELTAAGVNINALTDKSKSLTDRLTPLKKVLNDTALFTKLFGRENSNAAMALVQGIDEVTRYESVITGTNTAVEQAGIIMGSYNERLSRVRAKFDDLKISLFNASGDWGIWVEVVVGSLVPLAQMTPLLLGIGKGIVFIRSLNFAGMWHGVIGVMGRAILSLQMYNGYLSIGKVQALGFMRNIMQATVATLRFATVGIWSGIKAIGAYVLSLVTGGAASVTFAGIASAGFAAFKTAAVTACRAVGVAIMNIPIIGWIAAAIAALVAVGVYFWNTSVKFRATLKGLWASFKAVFTGIWNMAKTVFGGLGDLIVAAFKFDGKGIRAAIQKMKGGFSDFGAEVGGAFTKAYDAEIAKSKADAAAKEQASSGVETTNPTPTPNPDPLAGGLQSIGTTSAKADKVRNITVNIERLIDRFEVNTTNMREDMSRVKELVAEAVLSAVNDVNLAM, from the coding sequence ATGAGCAGCTACGCATTTAACTATTCCTTCAATATCACGGGCAACTGCGATGTTGTCGTGCAGGGCATCACGCAGGGCGTGAAGGACCTGAACGACAAAATCCACAAGTCCGTCGGGCTGTGGGATAGCTTCGAGGGCAAGCTGCTCGCACTAAATCAGTTCACGCAGTACATCGAGGGCGTGGGCCGCACGATGCAGGAAACCCTGCAGCCGGGTGCTGCGCTCAACGCTTCGCTGGCCGACCTCTCGGCCATATCGGGCGAAACGGGCGAAAGCCTGCGGACGATTGAAGGCTACGCCCGCGATACGGCGAAGGCGTTCGGCGGCTCGGCGGCACAATCCGTCGAGTCGTACAAACTCCTGCTGTCGCAGCTCTCGCCCGAACTGGCGAAGTACCCCTCGGCGCTCAAAGCGATGGGCGACAATATCGCCGTTCTGAGCAAGACGATGGGCGGCAACGCCACGGCTGCGGCCGAGGTGCTGACGACGGCCATGAACCAATATGGGGTGTCGCTGGCCGACCCGATGGAGGCGAGCCGTCAGATGGCGAAGATGATGAACGTCATGGCCGCCGCCGGACAGGCGGGGTCCGCCGAGTTGCCGACGATCAAGGTCGCGCTGGAGCAATGCGGTATGGCGGCCAAGGCGGCGGGCGTGTCGTTCGAGGAGACGAACGCGGCTATTCAGGTTCTCGACAAGGCGGGTAAGAAAGGAGCCGAAGGCGGTGTCGCGCTGCGTAACGTCATGGCGATACTTTCGACCGGGCGCTTCCTGCCCAAAGACGTGAAGGAGGAACTGACGGCGGCGGGCGTGAACATCAACGCGCTCACCGACAAATCGAAGTCCCTCACGGACCGTCTAACCCCGCTGAAAAAGGTACTCAACGACACGGCGCTGTTCACGAAGTTGTTCGGCCGGGAAAACAGCAACGCGGCAATGGCCCTCGTGCAGGGCATCGACGAAGTGACCCGTTACGAGTCGGTGATCACCGGCACGAACACGGCCGTCGAGCAGGCGGGGATCATCATGGGAAGCTACAACGAACGACTCTCCCGCGTGCGGGCCAAGTTCGACGATCTGAAAATCTCGCTGTTCAACGCATCGGGCGACTGGGGGATTTGGGTCGAGGTCGTGGTAGGTTCGCTTGTGCCGCTGGCGCAGATGACACCGCTGTTGCTGGGCATCGGAAAAGGCATCGTCTTCATCCGTTCTTTGAATTTCGCCGGGATGTGGCACGGGGTGATCGGCGTGATGGGCCGGGCCATCTTGTCGCTGCAAATGTATAACGGCTATTTGAGCATCGGTAAGGTGCAAGCGCTGGGATTCATGCGCAACATCATGCAGGCGACCGTCGCCACGCTGCGCTTTGCAACAGTCGGGATATGGTCCGGCATCAAAGCGATAGGGGCCTATGTTCTCTCGCTGGTGACGGGCGGTGCCGCGTCCGTCACGTTCGCGGGTATCGCCTCGGCGGGCTTCGCGGCGTTCAAGACGGCGGCCGTGACTGCGTGCCGGGCCGTGGGTGTCGCTATTATGAACATCCCGATCATCGGATGGATTGCGGCCGCCATCGCTGCGCTGGTTGCCGTGGGCGTCTACTTCTGGAATACGTCCGTAAAGTTCCGGGCCACGTTGAAAGGGCTTTGGGCCTCGTTCAAAGCCGTGTTTACGGGTATTTGGAACATGGCAAAAACCGTGTTCGGCGGTTTGGGCGACCTGATCGTCGCAGCGTTCAAGTTCGACGGCAAGGGCATCCGGGCCGCCATTCAGAAAATGAAGGGCGGGTTCTCGGACTTCGGGGCCGAGGTCGGCGGAGCCTTCACGAAGGCTTACGACGCGGAGATCGCCAAGTCGAAAGCGGACGCCGCAGCCAAAGAGCAAGCCTCGTCAGGTGTCGAAACTACGAACCCAACCCCGACCCCCAACCCCGACCCGCTGGCCGGAGGACTGCAAAGCATCGGGACCACAAGCGCAAAGGCCGACAAGGTCCGTAACATCACCGTGAATATCGAGAGGCTGATCGACCGCTTCGAGGTAAACACGACCAATATGCGCGAAGATATGAGCCGGGTGAAGGAATTGGTCGCCGAGGCCGTTTTAAGCGCGGTGAACGACGTAAACCTTGCAATGTGA
- a CDS encoding DUF2586 family protein — MQSLKFIRTNGNIPKKLAGEDHISGLVIYSAALPSGFSESERIKAVSTIETAEALGITADADNWDIRVLHYQLSEIFRVNPGISLYVGIFTNPEGANTYAEVKKMQNFADGRLRQLGVWDGRTPLAADNLTALQGVAATLEEQDMPLGIIYAPKVSAVASLPSNLAGDKERVWTVIGQAGSSTGAALYVDAENTEKASVSGLGVVLGIVSLAAVHESIAWIEKFPTGVDVPAFGDGTLLKTLDRAVVEALDKSRYLFFVTYSGLSGSYMNDSHTMDAPTSDYAYIENVRTMDKAVRGIRTYLLPKLGGNVYIDKTTGQLQTHSVEFLQTTAQKALEDMEKAGELSGYVVEIDPDQNVLSTSEIEFVIRPVGVGVVRRFKVKIGFAESV, encoded by the coding sequence ATGCAGTCTTTGAAATTCATCCGCACCAACGGGAACATCCCCAAGAAACTGGCAGGAGAAGATCATATCTCCGGACTGGTGATCTATTCGGCCGCGCTGCCTTCGGGCTTCTCCGAGAGCGAGCGCATCAAAGCCGTTTCGACCATCGAAACGGCCGAGGCGTTGGGTATCACGGCGGACGCTGACAACTGGGACATCCGGGTCCTGCACTACCAGCTTTCCGAAATCTTCCGCGTCAATCCGGGCATCAGCCTGTACGTCGGCATTTTCACCAACCCCGAAGGAGCCAACACCTATGCCGAGGTCAAGAAGATGCAGAACTTCGCCGACGGCCGACTCCGGCAGCTCGGCGTATGGGACGGACGCACACCCCTCGCGGCCGACAACCTCACGGCCCTGCAAGGGGTCGCTGCGACGCTCGAAGAGCAGGATATGCCGCTGGGCATCATCTACGCTCCGAAGGTCTCGGCCGTGGCATCGCTGCCGAGCAATCTCGCGGGTGACAAGGAGCGCGTATGGACGGTGATCGGGCAAGCCGGAAGTTCAACGGGCGCAGCGTTATATGTCGATGCAGAAAACACGGAGAAAGCCTCCGTTTCGGGTCTTGGCGTGGTCCTCGGCATCGTGTCGCTGGCCGCTGTTCACGAGTCTATCGCGTGGATCGAGAAATTCCCGACGGGCGTCGATGTCCCGGCCTTCGGTGACGGCACGCTGCTGAAAACGCTGGACCGCGCCGTCGTCGAGGCGCTCGACAAATCGCGTTACCTGTTCTTCGTGACCTACTCCGGACTGTCCGGGTCGTACATGAACGACTCGCACACGATGGACGCCCCGACGAGCGACTACGCCTACATCGAGAACGTCCGCACGATGGACAAGGCCGTGCGCGGCATCCGCACCTACCTGCTGCCGAAGCTCGGCGGCAATGTCTACATCGACAAGACTACGGGGCAGTTGCAGACTCACAGCGTGGAGTTCTTGCAGACCACGGCCCAGAAGGCCCTTGAAGATATGGAGAAGGCGGGCGAGCTGAGCGGCTACGTGGTCGAAATCGACCCCGATCAGAACGTGCTTTCTACGTCCGAAATCGAGTTCGTAATCCGGCCTGTCGGCGTCGGTGTCGTGCGTCGCTTCAAGGTGAAAATCGGCTTTGCCGAGAGTGTCTAA
- a CDS encoding N-acetylmuramoyl-L-alanine amidase → MKKALQYLVIHCTATPEGREVSAADIRRWHTAPVSEGGRGWRQVGYTDLFHLDGTVERLVGNNEDAFVDPWEITNGAAGYNGVARHIVYAGGCAADGKTPKDTRTHAQRKALECYVIYFHEKHPNVKIVGHRDLPGVRKACPSFDVAAWLKSIGIECPQK, encoded by the coding sequence ATGAAAAAGGCTCTGCAATATCTGGTCATTCATTGTACCGCAACCCCCGAAGGCCGGGAAGTGTCCGCCGCCGATATTCGGCGGTGGCACACGGCCCCCGTGTCAGAGGGCGGCCGGGGCTGGCGTCAGGTCGGATATACAGACCTTTTCCACTTGGACGGCACGGTGGAGCGGTTGGTCGGGAACAACGAGGACGCATTCGTGGACCCGTGGGAAATAACAAACGGCGCGGCTGGTTACAACGGTGTGGCGCGGCATATTGTTTACGCTGGCGGCTGTGCCGCCGACGGCAAGACGCCGAAGGACACCCGAACACACGCGCAGAGGAAGGCGCTCGAATGCTACGTTATCTACTTCCACGAGAAACACCCGAATGTGAAAATCGTCGGCCACCGCGACCTGCCGGGCGTCCGTAAAGCCTGCCCGTCGTTCGACGTTGCGGCATGGCTTAAATCTATTGGAATCGAATGCCCGCAGAAATAA